From a region of the Rhipicephalus microplus isolate Deutch F79 chromosome X, USDA_Rmic, whole genome shotgun sequence genome:
- the LOC142775085 gene encoding uncharacterized protein LOC142775085: MPAIETDHPRSDLAYLMMSHRSSNPAAQTVEDRRGQCQSTPLGRQPLRNPRARQGSPRPCQASHAQESGSQSMPRRLGQGQAWLARPRCYDQLRGQSVKRHPNQYLTVERQRRKEMTCTQCSWLLTAVYRGSSYFEARNSKIPSVKECNNDNEGEEMDQQTPDSENTKNEDSDSSFGSEDDIWEIYEEHCEMRRSEYIDDMANLERQFVHLKEQLYLERANQKELKLEDVKLGLATEYLQPLEDLQNNISKRIKVTGVLKKMKLNKIKRKYEAEEIAACPYNESGRALLQDSIRCDFDEKIRLLEENHKSIDIK, encoded by the exons ATGCCGGCAATCGAGACCGACCATCCGCGCAGCGATCTGGCCTACCTTATGATGAGCCATCGCTCGTCCAACCCGGCGGCTCAG ACCGTCGAGGATCGTAGAGGCCAGTGCCAGTCAACGCCACTGGGCCGCCAGCCATTGAGGAACCCCAGGGCCAGGCAAGGCAGTCCTAGGCCATGCCAGGCAAGCCATGCCCAGGAAAGTGGAAGCCAATCTATGCCCAGGCGCCTTGGCCAGGGCCAGGCATGGCTGGCCCGACCCAGGTGCTATGACCAGCTGCGAGGTCAATCAGTGAAACGACACCCAAACCAGTATCTGACCGTCGAGCGTCAACGACGTAAAGAAATGACATGCACCCAGTGTTCCTGGCTCTTGACGGCAGTCTACCGGGGTTCGTCTTACTTCGAGGCTCGAAATTCGAAAATACCGAGCGTCAAGGAGTGCAACAATGACAACGAGGGTGAAGAAATGGACCAGCAAACACCCGAcagtgaaaacacgaaaaacgaggaCTCGGATTCGTCCTTCGGATCCGAAGATGACATTTGGGAGATCTACGAGGAACATTGTGAAATGAGACGATCGGAGTACATTGATGACATGGCTAACCTCGAGCGACAGTTTGTGCACCTCAAGGAACAGCTTTACCTCGAGCgagcaaaccaaaaagaattgaaACTTGAAGATGTAAAACTGGGCCTTGCAACTGAATACCTGCAACCGCTTGAAGACCTTCAGAACAACATAAGTAAGCGGATAAAGGTCACAGGTGTTCTGAAGAAAATGAAGTTGAATAAGATCAAGCGAAAGTACGAAGCTGAGGAAATCGCAGCATGTCCATATAATGAGAGTGGACGAGCTTTGTTGCAAGACTCCATTCGATGCGATTTCGACGAAAAGATCAGGTTACTTGAGGAAAACCACAAGAGCATTGACATCAAGTAA